One stretch of Caldinitratiruptor microaerophilus DNA includes these proteins:
- the rplS gene encoding 50S ribosomal protein L19, with the protein MANVIDLLEQEQMRKDIPDFRPGDTLRVHVKVVEGNRERVQAFEGVCIKRQRGGVRETFTVRRVSYGVGVERTFPVHSPQIEKIEVVRRGDVRRAKLYYLRRLTGKAARIKEKRDR; encoded by the coding sequence GTGGCCAACGTGATCGACCTGCTCGAGCAGGAGCAGATGCGCAAGGACATCCCGGACTTCCGCCCCGGCGACACCCTGCGGGTGCACGTCAAGGTGGTGGAGGGCAACCGGGAGCGCGTCCAGGCTTTCGAGGGCGTGTGCATCAAGCGCCAGCGGGGCGGGGTGCGCGAGACGTTCACCGTGCGGCGCGTGTCGTACGGCGTGGGCGTCGAGCGGACGTTCCCGGTGCACTCGCCGCAGATCGAGAAGATCGAGGTCGTGCGGCGGGGTGACGTCCGCCGGGCCAAGCTGTACTACCTGCGCCGGCTGACCGGCAAGGCGGCCCGGATCAAGGAAAAGCGGGATCGGTGA
- the trmD gene encoding tRNA (guanosine(37)-N1)-methyltransferase TrmD, which translates to MLIHLVTLHPDLCYGPLEESILGRAREKGLIDVRVVNLRAFGEGPHQVTDDYPYGGGQGLVLKPGPVYAAVEHAIRQGPFPEAVPAGGLTAPPAGRRPRILLMDPGGRRFSQEMARELAGEPHLIFVAGRYEGFDERVRRIVTDEVSLGDFVLTGGELPALVMIDAVCRLVPGVLGDERSAADDSYATGLLEGPQYTRPASFRGMEVPAVLRSGDHAAVARWRRREALRRTLLQRPDLLERARLDDDDRRMLAELRRELGLAGPRSSLL; encoded by the coding sequence ATGCTCATTCACCTCGTCACCCTGCACCCCGACCTGTGCTACGGGCCGCTGGAGGAATCCATCCTCGGCCGGGCACGGGAGAAGGGCCTGATCGACGTGCGCGTGGTGAACCTGCGCGCGTTCGGCGAGGGGCCCCACCAGGTCACGGACGACTACCCCTACGGGGGCGGCCAGGGTCTGGTGCTGAAGCCCGGGCCGGTCTACGCGGCGGTCGAGCACGCGATCCGTCAGGGCCCCTTTCCCGAGGCGGTGCCGGCCGGCGGCCTCACGGCCCCGCCGGCGGGGCGCCGGCCCCGGATCCTGCTCATGGACCCGGGGGGGCGCCGGTTCTCCCAGGAGATGGCCCGGGAGCTCGCCGGCGAGCCGCACCTGATCTTCGTTGCCGGCCGGTACGAGGGCTTCGACGAACGGGTGCGGCGGATCGTCACCGACGAGGTCTCCCTGGGCGACTTCGTCCTGACCGGTGGCGAGCTGCCGGCCCTGGTGATGATCGACGCCGTGTGCCGCCTGGTTCCCGGCGTCCTGGGGGATGAGCGCTCCGCCGCCGACGACTCGTACGCGACCGGCCTCCTCGAGGGGCCCCAGTACACGCGGCCCGCCTCCTTCCGGGGGATGGAGGTCCCGGCGGTGCTTCGGAGCGGGGACCATGCCGCCGTGGCGCGGTGGCGGCGCCGGGAGGCGCTCCGCCGCACCCTCCTGCAGCGGCCCGACCTCCTGGAGCGGGCGCGGCTGGACGACGACGACCGCCGCATGCTGGCAGAGCTGCGCCGCGAGCTGGGCCTGGCAGGTCCGCGGTCGAGTCTGCTATAA
- the rimM gene encoding ribosome maturation factor RimM (Essential for efficient processing of 16S rRNA), which produces MTGSRVTIGQIVAPQGLRGAVRVYPLTDFPERWPALREVYVGDEPRPRRCRFVGFVRAGMPVLELEGVHDRSAAETLRGRELRVDAAALHPLPEDTFYVFQLVGMVAEDPEGTRLGRVEAVEPAPAADVLVIRLEAGHRARVPFVRQFVERVDPAAGRVVIRPIPGLLEP; this is translated from the coding sequence ATGACCGGGTCCCGGGTGACCATCGGGCAGATCGTGGCCCCGCAGGGCCTGCGCGGGGCGGTCCGGGTGTATCCCCTGACAGATTTCCCCGAGCGCTGGCCCGCGCTCCGGGAAGTCTACGTGGGGGACGAGCCCCGGCCGCGACGCTGCCGCTTCGTGGGCTTCGTCCGGGCCGGGATGCCGGTCCTCGAGCTGGAGGGCGTGCACGACCGCTCGGCGGCGGAGACCCTCCGGGGGCGAGAGCTGCGAGTGGACGCCGCCGCGCTTCACCCCCTGCCGGAGGACACGTTCTACGTGTTCCAGCTGGTGGGGATGGTCGCCGAGGACCCGGAGGGGACACGCCTGGGCCGGGTGGAGGCGGTCGAACCCGCCCCGGCCGCCGACGTGCTGGTGATCCGGCTCGAGGCCGGACACCGGGCCCGGGTGCCGTTCGTGCGCCAGTTCGTCGAGCGGGTGGATCCGGCCGCCGGGCGGGTCGTCATCCGGCCGATCCCGGGCCTCCTGGAGCCGTGA
- a CDS encoding YlqD family protein: MNKIQIVRPLTVKARVTEKLKSRLVAELQAAIRQVEAEIDELDSQVKRAALSPTLTAQQQLALRQAVELEKEKRQAEKQELMRRVTEVAGLPLGSEVVTGTVQAVAEVGVGDDWDGLFATEVLVEDGRVVAIRRT; this comes from the coding sequence GTGAACAAGATCCAGATCGTGCGTCCGCTGACGGTGAAGGCCCGGGTCACGGAGAAGCTCAAGAGCCGGCTCGTGGCGGAGCTGCAGGCGGCCATCCGCCAGGTGGAGGCCGAGATCGACGAGCTGGACAGCCAGGTCAAGCGCGCCGCCCTGAGCCCGACCCTCACCGCCCAGCAGCAGCTCGCGCTCCGGCAGGCGGTCGAGCTCGAGAAGGAGAAGCGCCAGGCCGAGAAGCAGGAGCTGATGCGGCGGGTGACGGAGGTGGCCGGCCTGCCCCTGGGGAGCGAGGTGGTCACCGGCACCGTGCAGGCGGTGGCGGAGGTCGGGGTCGGGGACGACTGGGACGGCCTCTTCGCCACGGAGGTGTTGGTGGAGGACGGCCGCGTGGTCGCGATCCGCCGCACATGA
- a CDS encoding KH domain-containing protein, translating to MKQLVEILVRSLVDHPDQVVVEQEETARSVTLTVHVAPDDLGKVIGRQGRVARAIRTVVKSAAVRDGRRVHVEFAQ from the coding sequence GTGAAACAACTGGTGGAGATTCTCGTAAGATCACTGGTGGATCACCCCGACCAGGTGGTGGTCGAGCAGGAGGAGACGGCCCGCAGCGTCACCCTGACGGTGCACGTCGCCCCGGACGACCTGGGCAAGGTCATAGGCCGGCAGGGCCGGGTGGCCCGGGCGATCCGCACCGTGGTGAAGTCGGCAGCCGTCCGGGATGGCCGGCGGGTTCACGTGGAGTTCGCGCAGTGA
- the rpsP gene encoding 30S ribosomal protein S16 gives MALKIRLRRMGAKKQPFYRLVVAEESSPRDGRFVEEIGYYNPTRQPPVVQIDQEKAVLWLRRGAQPTDTARALLKRAGVFQALRGGTAQPANG, from the coding sequence GTGGCGCTGAAGATCCGCCTGCGCCGCATGGGTGCGAAGAAGCAGCCGTTCTACCGCCTGGTGGTCGCGGAGGAGAGCTCCCCGCGCGACGGGCGCTTCGTCGAGGAGATCGGCTACTACAATCCGACCCGCCAGCCGCCGGTGGTCCAGATCGATCAGGAAAAGGCCGTCCTCTGGCTCCGCCGGGGAGCGCAGCCGACGGACACCGCCCGGGCCCTGCTGAAGCGGGCCGGCGTCTTCCAGGCCCTGCGCGGGGGCACCGCGCAGCCGGCGAACGGGTAG
- the ffh gene encoding signal recognition particle protein has product MTVAVFESLSGRLQEVFRRLRGKGKLTEADVNDALREVRTALLAADVNFRVVKDFIARVRERAVGAEVLESLTPAQQVIKIVYEELTALMGGEHAKLSVAPKPPTVILLVGLQGSGKTTHAGKLAVHLRKQGRRPLLVAADVYRPAAVRQLQVLGEKAGVPVFQMGQQDPVAIARAGVEHARSTGLDTVIVDTAGRLHVDDELMGELERIKAAVSPHEVLLVVDAMAGQDAVNVAEEFHRRLGIDGIILTKLDGDQRGGAALSVRAVTGRPIKFAGTGEKLDALEPFHPERMASRILGMGDVLTLIEKAQEAVDAEKAMALAKKLAKDQYTLEDFRDQLRQMRRLGPLEQILSMIPGLGRLRELQDLKVDEKELARVEAIINSMTVQERRHPEIIDGSRRRRIAAGSGTRVADVNRLLRQFEDTRRLMKQMSSMERTLARRGGKGPRLPGLGPGLPPGFPPGRR; this is encoded by the coding sequence ATGACCGTGGCGGTCTTCGAGAGCCTGTCCGGCCGGCTGCAGGAGGTCTTCCGCCGGCTGAGGGGCAAGGGCAAGCTGACGGAGGCCGACGTGAACGACGCCCTCCGGGAGGTCCGGACTGCCCTCCTGGCTGCCGACGTGAACTTCCGGGTGGTGAAGGACTTCATCGCCCGGGTCCGGGAGCGGGCGGTCGGCGCCGAGGTGCTCGAGAGCCTCACGCCCGCGCAGCAGGTCATCAAGATCGTCTACGAGGAGCTCACCGCCCTCATGGGCGGCGAGCACGCCAAGCTGTCGGTGGCCCCGAAGCCGCCCACCGTGATCCTCCTGGTGGGGCTTCAGGGGTCGGGCAAGACCACCCACGCCGGAAAGCTCGCCGTCCACCTCAGGAAGCAGGGCCGCAGGCCGCTCCTGGTGGCGGCCGACGTGTACCGGCCCGCCGCCGTCCGCCAGCTGCAGGTGCTGGGGGAGAAGGCCGGCGTACCGGTCTTCCAGATGGGGCAGCAGGACCCCGTGGCCATCGCCCGGGCCGGGGTGGAGCACGCCCGCAGCACCGGCCTCGACACGGTGATCGTGGACACCGCCGGGCGGCTGCACGTCGACGACGAGCTCATGGGCGAACTCGAGCGCATCAAGGCCGCCGTCTCCCCGCACGAGGTCCTCCTGGTGGTCGACGCGATGGCCGGCCAGGACGCCGTCAACGTGGCGGAGGAGTTCCACCGCCGGCTGGGCATCGACGGGATCATCCTCACCAAGCTCGACGGCGACCAGCGGGGCGGGGCGGCGCTCAGCGTCCGGGCCGTGACCGGCCGGCCCATCAAGTTCGCCGGCACGGGGGAGAAGCTGGACGCCCTGGAGCCCTTCCACCCGGAGCGCATGGCCTCCCGCATCCTGGGCATGGGGGATGTCCTCACCCTCATCGAGAAGGCCCAGGAGGCGGTGGACGCCGAGAAGGCCATGGCCCTGGCGAAGAAGCTGGCGAAGGACCAGTACACCCTGGAGGACTTCCGGGACCAGCTCCGGCAGATGCGGCGGCTGGGCCCGCTGGAGCAGATCCTGTCGATGATCCCGGGTCTGGGCCGGCTGCGCGAGCTCCAGGACCTGAAGGTCGACGAGAAGGAGCTGGCCCGGGTGGAGGCCATCATCAACTCGATGACCGTGCAGGAGCGGCGCCACCCGGAGATCATCGACGGCAGCCGGCGCCGGCGCATCGCCGCCGGGTCGGGTACCCGGGTGGCCGACGTCAACCGGCTCCTGCGCCAGTTCGAGGATACCCGGCGCCTCATGAAGCAGATGAGCAGCATGGAAAGGACCCTGGCACGGCGTGGCGGCAAGGGGCCGCGCCTGCCGGGCCTTGGGCCCGGGCTCCCCCCGGGCTTTCCGCCGGGGCGCCGCTAG
- the ylxM gene encoding YlxM family DNA-binding protein, whose amino-acid sequence MRLDEVQDAIHAWISRFRDGYWPPLANLARLTEEVGELARELGDRFGPKAKKASEPPGDVAEELGDILFVVGALANQLGISLEDAFRGVLAKYEARDAARWAPAETRQEHRVDTPSPGGVESGGHPADSHGESLVQARERAALLYDFYGPLLTDRQQELVRAYYLEDLSLGEIAGTQRVSRQAVHEQLRRALEALERYEERLGLVAEFLRRQAALEALAGHLSRLRRQVAPEDPAAASVEGAWRSLQELMRADRAEGG is encoded by the coding sequence ATGAGGCTCGACGAGGTCCAGGACGCCATCCACGCCTGGATCAGCCGGTTCCGGGACGGGTACTGGCCGCCCCTCGCCAACCTGGCGCGGCTCACCGAGGAGGTCGGCGAGCTGGCCCGGGAGCTGGGCGACCGCTTCGGGCCCAAGGCGAAGAAGGCGAGCGAGCCCCCCGGGGACGTGGCTGAGGAGCTGGGCGACATCCTGTTCGTGGTCGGCGCCCTGGCCAACCAGCTCGGGATTTCGCTGGAGGACGCCTTCCGGGGCGTCCTGGCCAAGTACGAGGCCCGCGACGCCGCACGTTGGGCGCCGGCCGAGACGCGTCAAGAACATCGGGTTGACACCCCGTCCCCCGGCGGGGTAGAATCGGGAGGCCACCCCGCGGACTCCCACGGGGAGTCGCTGGTACAGGCCCGCGAGCGGGCCGCTCTCCTGTACGACTTCTACGGCCCGCTCCTCACGGACCGCCAGCAGGAGCTCGTCCGGGCGTACTACCTGGAGGACCTCAGCCTGGGGGAGATCGCCGGCACGCAGCGTGTCTCCAGGCAGGCCGTCCACGAGCAGCTGCGCCGCGCGCTGGAGGCGCTGGAGCGCTACGAGGAGCGCCTCGGCCTCGTGGCGGAGTTCCTTCGCCGTCAGGCCGCCCTGGAGGCGCTGGCGGGGCACCTGTCCCGGCTCCGCAGGCAGGTGGCGCCGGAGGACCCGGCCGCCGCCTCCGTGGAGGGGGCGTGGCGAAGCCTGCAGGAGCTGATGCGGGCCGACCGGGCCGAGGGGGGATGA
- the ftsY gene encoding signal recognition particle-docking protein FtsY — translation MVGFIDRLRAGLAKTRGALVERLQAVTARLRRIDETLFEELEAVLLQADVGVETTEALIEHLRRVARERRLEDPSRLIGALKERVRELLGEPVPMAENPDGPTVILVVGVNGAGKTTTIGKLAGYYRRQGKKVLLGAADTFRAAAIDQLVVWGQRAGADVIRQSEGSDPAAVAYDTVQAAKSRQADVVLIDTAGRLQNKANLMEELRKIRRVVGQQLPGAPHEVLLVLDATTGQNALQQARLFTEVAGVTGVALTKLDGTARGGVVVAIRREVGLPVKWVGVGEGMEDLQPFDPDAFVDALFETRETAP, via the coding sequence ATCGTGGGCTTCATCGACCGCCTGCGGGCGGGCCTGGCGAAGACCCGCGGAGCCCTGGTGGAGCGGCTCCAGGCGGTCACCGCACGGCTTCGCCGCATCGACGAGACGCTCTTCGAGGAACTGGAGGCGGTGCTGCTCCAGGCCGACGTGGGGGTGGAGACCACCGAGGCCCTGATCGAGCACCTCAGGCGGGTGGCGCGCGAGCGCCGGCTGGAGGACCCGTCGCGCCTCATCGGCGCGCTCAAGGAGCGGGTGCGGGAGCTCCTCGGCGAGCCGGTGCCCATGGCGGAGAACCCGGACGGACCCACCGTCATCCTGGTCGTCGGGGTGAACGGCGCGGGGAAGACCACCACGATCGGCAAGCTCGCCGGGTACTACCGGCGGCAGGGCAAGAAGGTCCTCCTGGGGGCGGCCGACACCTTCCGGGCCGCGGCCATCGACCAGCTGGTGGTCTGGGGGCAGCGGGCCGGGGCCGACGTGATCCGCCAGTCGGAGGGCTCTGACCCGGCCGCGGTTGCCTACGACACCGTGCAGGCGGCGAAGAGCCGGCAGGCGGACGTGGTCCTCATCGACACCGCGGGCCGCCTGCAGAACAAGGCGAACCTCATGGAGGAGCTGCGCAAGATCCGCCGGGTGGTCGGCCAGCAGTTGCCGGGCGCCCCGCACGAGGTGCTCCTGGTGCTGGACGCCACGACCGGGCAGAACGCGCTGCAGCAGGCGCGCCTCTTCACGGAGGTGGCGGGCGTCACCGGCGTGGCGCTGACCAAGCTCGACGGCACCGCCCGGGGCGGGGTCGTGGTGGCCATCCGCCGGGAGGTGGGCCTGCCGGTGAAGTGGGTCGGGGTGGGAGAGGGGATGGAGGACCTCCAGCCCTTCGACCCGGATGCCTTCGTGGACGCCCTCTTCGAGACCCGGGAGACGGCACCATGA
- the smc gene encoding chromosome segregation protein SMC, which produces MYLKRLELIGFKSFAEKTVLEFGPGITAVVGPNGSGKSNIADALRWVLGEPSIRELRGSRVEDVIFAGAEKRRPLGFAEVSLTLDNSDGGLPVAFTEVVVTRRVDRGGEVEYLLNGSPCRLKDVHDLFLDTGLGRDSYSVIGQGRIDQVLSARPEDRRGVFEEAAGIARYRVRRREAARRLAETEQNLLRLGDLIQEVSARLADLAVQAETARRHQGLTAEVDRLERGLLALALVRTERALEGQRAREASAAGRMGEAERELEKAEAALGTARALAAALQEEGAALQATLADLAARLEQARGRARLAEQEARRAAEEAVRLESEIATSATRLREVEEEAGATAARAAQVAAERAEAEARLAGAEARLGDLRQAQEEARDQAESERARAFAAAEAAAERRNRAQAEERAGAEADRRLAQLGERQRALEKEERAARERTREVAARLEHLAGRRAELSRCLEAAGAASRQAEAEAKAHAAKLERLRARQGAVASRLALLEELRAGFEGFGRGTRTVLRGREEGKPWARGVVGAVAELVRADAAYERALEVALGGAVNDVVVESERVARACIEELKRSGGGRATFLPLDLVRPSGLSAAERAQLAAVPGFVGVAADLCRFDERVAPAIRHLLGRVAVARDLEAAIAMGRRTDLRLRIVTLDGELVSPGGAITGGAETGRGGGLLARERERAELAAERQALEQAIRQASAALEEARRRAGEAAREGAEAGEALRRVEVEAAALQAEAARWAAEADRLGRERDALAREAAALQAERSGGEEVRERLLREAEALEAEQAAAAAALEAALARAEALGREAEAAGRDVTALRVRLAELAQEERALAAQEDRVARERGRLRQELEDRQERLAAARRREEQARADLAIAREEEQARAAEREEAAGRKAALDRRLLEVQGQIAGLERQARQLRRTTQELQSLVAGARAEAARLEGELEGLRARAREQFGADPARLTAEALAPEEAQEARQRLAELREAILALGPVNLAAVEEHRQATERHAFLTAQARDLEEARESLYRAIDELDRRIESQFRSAFERIRREFRDVYRGLFEGGQADLVLLDESNLLETGVEIVVQPPGKKETPLAALSGGERALTAAALLFALLRVRPSPFVVLDEVDAALDEANVARFGRYLSELSKTTQVICITHQRGTMAVADALYGVTMEGNGVSRVVSVRLQDADRRLAG; this is translated from the coding sequence ATGTACCTGAAACGGCTGGAACTCATCGGCTTCAAGAGCTTCGCGGAGAAGACCGTCCTCGAGTTCGGGCCCGGAATCACGGCGGTGGTGGGGCCCAACGGCAGCGGCAAGTCGAACATCGCCGACGCGCTGCGCTGGGTGCTCGGCGAGCCCAGCATCCGGGAGCTGCGGGGGTCCCGGGTGGAAGACGTCATCTTCGCAGGGGCCGAGAAGAGGCGGCCCCTCGGCTTTGCCGAGGTGAGCCTCACCCTGGACAACTCCGACGGCGGCCTGCCGGTGGCGTTCACGGAGGTGGTGGTCACCCGGCGCGTCGATCGGGGCGGAGAGGTCGAGTACCTCCTCAACGGGTCGCCCTGCCGCTTGAAGGACGTACATGACCTGTTCCTGGACACCGGGCTCGGGCGGGACAGCTATTCGGTCATCGGGCAGGGGCGGATCGACCAGGTCCTCTCCGCGCGCCCGGAGGACCGCCGGGGGGTCTTCGAGGAAGCCGCAGGGATCGCCCGCTACCGGGTGCGCCGCCGGGAGGCGGCCCGCCGGCTGGCCGAGACCGAGCAGAACCTGCTGCGGCTCGGTGACCTGATCCAGGAGGTCTCGGCCCGCCTGGCCGACCTCGCGGTCCAGGCGGAGACCGCGCGCCGCCACCAGGGGCTGACCGCCGAGGTCGACCGCCTCGAGCGAGGGCTCCTGGCCCTCGCGCTGGTCCGGACCGAGCGCGCCCTGGAAGGGCAGCGTGCCCGTGAGGCGTCGGCGGCCGGCCGCATGGGCGAAGCGGAGCGCGAGCTGGAGAAGGCGGAAGCCGCGCTGGGCACGGCCCGGGCGCTGGCGGCGGCCCTGCAGGAGGAGGGGGCGGCGCTCCAGGCCACTCTCGCCGACCTGGCCGCGCGGCTCGAGCAGGCCCGCGGGCGGGCCCGGCTTGCGGAGCAGGAGGCGCGCCGGGCCGCGGAGGAGGCTGTCCGCCTCGAGTCGGAGATCGCCACATCGGCTACCCGCCTGCGCGAGGTCGAGGAGGAGGCGGGGGCCACGGCGGCCCGGGCGGCCCAGGTCGCCGCCGAGCGGGCGGAGGCCGAGGCCCGGCTCGCCGGCGCCGAGGCGCGCCTGGGCGACCTCCGCCAGGCCCAGGAGGAAGCCCGGGACCAGGCGGAGTCCGAGCGGGCGCGGGCCTTCGCCGCCGCGGAGGCGGCGGCCGAGCGGCGGAACCGGGCGCAGGCCGAGGAGCGGGCGGGCGCCGAGGCGGACCGGCGCCTGGCGCAGCTCGGGGAGCGGCAGCGCGCGCTCGAAAAGGAGGAGCGCGCTGCCCGGGAGCGCACACGGGAGGTCGCCGCCCGTCTCGAGCACCTGGCCGGACGGCGGGCGGAGCTGTCGCGCTGCCTGGAGGCCGCCGGGGCGGCGTCCCGGCAGGCCGAGGCCGAGGCGAAGGCGCACGCCGCGAAACTGGAGCGCCTGCGTGCCCGCCAGGGAGCGGTGGCGTCTCGCCTGGCCCTCCTCGAGGAGCTGCGCGCCGGGTTCGAGGGCTTCGGCCGCGGCACCCGGACCGTGCTGCGCGGCCGGGAGGAGGGAAAGCCGTGGGCGCGGGGCGTGGTCGGGGCCGTGGCCGAGCTGGTGCGCGCCGACGCCGCCTACGAGCGGGCCCTCGAGGTGGCCCTGGGCGGAGCGGTGAACGACGTCGTGGTGGAGAGCGAGCGGGTCGCCCGGGCCTGCATCGAGGAGCTGAAGCGCAGCGGCGGCGGGCGGGCGACCTTCCTGCCCCTCGACCTCGTGCGGCCGTCCGGGCTGTCCGCCGCCGAGCGGGCGCAGCTGGCGGCCGTACCCGGCTTCGTCGGGGTGGCCGCTGACCTGTGCCGCTTCGACGAGCGGGTGGCGCCGGCGATCCGCCACCTGCTGGGGCGCGTGGCGGTGGCCCGGGACCTGGAGGCCGCCATCGCCATGGGCCGGCGGACGGACCTCCGGCTGCGGATCGTGACTCTGGACGGCGAGCTCGTGAGCCCCGGCGGCGCCATCACGGGCGGCGCGGAGACGGGCCGCGGCGGCGGGCTGCTCGCCCGGGAGCGCGAGCGAGCGGAGCTGGCGGCCGAGCGGCAGGCGCTCGAGCAGGCGATCCGGCAGGCGAGCGCCGCCCTGGAGGAGGCCCGGCGCAGGGCCGGGGAGGCGGCGCGCGAGGGGGCCGAGGCCGGAGAGGCGCTGCGCCGGGTCGAAGTGGAGGCTGCCGCCCTGCAGGCGGAGGCGGCGCGCTGGGCCGCCGAGGCCGATCGCCTCGGGCGCGAGCGGGACGCGCTCGCGCGGGAGGCCGCCGCCCTGCAGGCCGAGCGGTCGGGCGGGGAGGAGGTCCGTGAGCGGCTCCTGCGGGAGGCAGAGGCCCTGGAGGCCGAGCAGGCCGCCGCGGCGGCCGCGCTCGAGGCGGCCCTCGCCCGGGCCGAGGCCCTGGGCCGGGAGGCGGAGGCAGCCGGTCGGGACGTGACCGCGCTCCGGGTGCGCCTGGCGGAGCTGGCGCAGGAGGAGCGGGCCCTGGCGGCGCAGGAGGACCGGGTGGCCCGCGAGCGCGGCCGCCTCCGGCAGGAGCTCGAGGACCGGCAAGAGCGGCTGGCCGCCGCCCGCCGGCGGGAAGAGCAGGCACGGGCGGATCTGGCCATCGCGCGGGAGGAGGAGCAGGCGCGGGCGGCCGAACGGGAGGAGGCCGCCGGGCGGAAGGCGGCGCTGGACCGGCGGCTCCTGGAGGTGCAGGGGCAGATCGCGGGGCTGGAGCGTCAGGCCCGCCAGCTGCGTCGCACGACGCAGGAGCTGCAGTCGCTGGTGGCCGGGGCCCGGGCGGAGGCGGCGCGGCTGGAGGGCGAGCTCGAGGGGCTCCGGGCCCGGGCCCGCGAGCAGTTCGGCGCGGACCCGGCCCGCCTGACGGCGGAGGCGCTGGCCCCCGAGGAGGCGCAGGAGGCCCGGCAGCGCCTCGCCGAACTGCGGGAGGCGATCCTCGCCCTGGGACCCGTGAACCTCGCCGCGGTGGAGGAACACCGCCAGGCCACGGAGCGGCACGCGTTCCTGACCGCGCAGGCGCGCGACCTGGAGGAGGCCCGGGAGTCCCTGTACCGGGCCATCGACGAGCTGGACCGGCGGATCGAGTCCCAGTTCCGGTCCGCCTTCGAGCGCATCCGGCGGGAGTTCCGGGACGTGTACCGGGGCCTGTTCGAGGGCGGGCAGGCCGACCTGGTGCTGCTGGACGAGTCGAACCTGCTGGAGACCGGGGTGGAGATCGTCGTCCAGCCGCCCGGCAAGAAGGAGACTCCCCTGGCGGCGCTGTCGGGTGGCGAGCGAGCCCTCACGGCCGCGGCGCTCCTCTTCGCGCTCCTGCGGGTACGGCCGAGCCCGTTCGTCGTGCTCGACGAGGTGGACGCGGCCCTCGACGAGGCCAACGTGGCCCGGTTCGGCCGCTACCTGTCCGAGCTGAGCAAGACCACCCAGGTGATCTGCATCACCCACCAGCGGGGCACCATGGCCGTAGCGGACGCCCTCTACGGGGTCACCATGGAGGGAAACGGCGTCTCGCGGGTCGTCTCGGTGCGCCTGCAGGACGCCGACCGCCGGCTGGCGGGCTAG
- a CDS encoding stage V sporulation protein S produces MEVLKVSAQSKPKSVAGALAAVLRERGSAEVQAVGAGAVNQAVKAIAIARGYVAPNGMDLVAVPAFAEIDIEGEERTAIRFIVEPR; encoded by the coding sequence GTGGAGGTACTAAAAGTTTCCGCTCAGTCGAAGCCCAAGTCGGTTGCCGGAGCCCTCGCCGCCGTCCTCCGGGAGCGCGGCAGCGCCGAGGTGCAGGCGGTCGGCGCCGGCGCGGTGAACCAGGCTGTCAAGGCGATTGCCATCGCTCGCGGGTACGTTGCGCCGAACGGCATGGACCTGGTGGCGGTCCCGGCGTTCGCCGAGATCGACATCGAGGGGGAGGAACGCACGGCCATCCGGTTCATCGTCGAACCCCGCTGA
- the rnc gene encoding ribonuclease III, which translates to MADEAELVEWAERVLGHRFRQPELLVEALTHPTYAYEVGGPSNQRLEFLGDAVLSLVISRYLYERYPDWPEGTLSRVRAALVSAPTLAASARALGVGQVLQLGKGEERMGGRDRESNLADALEALVAAVYVDGGLQAAADLVVAQLAPQVEAARTGRLHPNHKAQLLEWAQRRTGRPPHYQVVAEEGPTHARRFRVRVFVGGQAAGEGEGSSKRAAEQEAAREALLRLRGRSDGAEPRSDENL; encoded by the coding sequence ATGGCGGACGAAGCGGAGCTCGTCGAGTGGGCGGAGCGGGTGCTGGGCCACCGGTTCCGGCAGCCGGAACTGCTGGTCGAGGCGCTCACCCACCCCACCTACGCGTACGAGGTGGGGGGCCCCTCGAACCAGCGGCTCGAGTTCCTGGGAGACGCGGTGCTCTCCCTGGTCATCAGCCGCTACCTCTACGAGCGGTACCCCGACTGGCCGGAGGGGACGCTGAGCCGGGTGCGGGCGGCCCTCGTGTCGGCGCCCACCCTGGCGGCGTCCGCGCGCGCCCTGGGGGTCGGGCAAGTGCTGCAGCTGGGCAAGGGCGAGGAGCGGATGGGGGGCCGCGACCGCGAGTCGAACCTGGCGGATGCCCTCGAGGCCCTGGTGGCGGCCGTGTACGTGGACGGCGGCCTGCAGGCGGCCGCCGATCTCGTCGTGGCGCAACTCGCACCGCAGGTGGAGGCGGCCCGCACCGGGCGCCTGCACCCCAACCACAAGGCGCAGCTGCTGGAGTGGGCGCAGCGCCGCACGGGGCGCCCGCCGCACTACCAGGTGGTGGCGGAGGAAGGCCCCACCCACGCGCGGCGGTTCCGGGTGCGCGTGTTCGTGGGCGGACAGGCGGCGGGGGAGGGCGAGGGGAGCTCGAAGCGGGCGGCCGAACAGGAGGCCGCCCGCGAGGCGCTGCTCCGGTTGCGGGGCCGGTCGGACGGGGCGGAGCCGCGTTCCGATGAGAACTTATGA